A region of the Paenibacillus sp. J23TS9 genome:
AGAAGCAACAAAAAAGAAGCTGTTAGTCATTCACTATATCATGCCGGATTCCTGCTGTCATTTAAAAAAAAGAGTGGACAGATGGACGAAAATAAGGACAATGACAGATAACCGGAATCTGAAATTACATACGGAATTAGCCCTAAATAATCCATGGAAACAGAAAGGTTGATTCAGCGTGCTGAGAAAAATGAACAGGTTCAACACCCTCCGAAATCAAATGCTCCTTGGGTTTCTTTTTGTCATGCTGATTATCTTGTTCGTGGTCGGTATCGTCAACTTTGATTCGGTCTCCAGACTGCTCAAAAACAATGCGGAAAAACATATCCAGCAAACCGCTATCCAAGCTAACGGCAGACTTGAGGCAATACTGAACCAGATTGATTCTCTAACGATGCAAGTTGCCACAAATCAGTATGTACAGCAGATTTTGCTGAATGAGCTGGGCGGAAAGCAGGCCACTTTCTCTGAGCGCCAAGCACTGTTAACCAGTATCAAAATCGTGCAAACCTACGCCGAGGGCGTCAATTCCGTCGAGCTCTACAGCAGCAGCAACCGTCGCCTCTTTCCCCTTGATGAGGGCGATCTCAACAGTAAAGTCAGTCAAAAATGGATACAAAGCGCCAAAGAAGAAAAAGGCCGAATCGTATGGATCGGCATCGATCCCTTAGATCCGGAATCCGTACTGGCCATTCGGAGCGTCAGCCTCATGGACCAGTGGTTCAGGCCGGGCGGATATCTGCTCATCCGGATGAAGCGGGAGGTATTTAAAATCAACGAATCGCTCTCGGGAGAGAACGGTCGTGAAACCATGCTTGTGGTTGACCGAAACTACAGCCTGATTGCAGCCAATGATGACCAGTTCACACCATCCGAGATCAAGCCTCTGATTGAAGCCGATGAGCCGGTAGTGTTGATTGATAAGAATAAATATATGCTGGTTAAGCAGCAATCCGCAGTCACCGGCTGGACGCTATTGATTCTTACGCCTATTCGTACCATTACCAGCGGAATCTCGGTTTTGCGTACGGCGATTTTCGTCTCTGCCGGTATCGGAACGCTGCTCTTTATCCTGCTATCTTTTCTGCTGTCCACCATCATTACCCGCCCTGTCTTCAAACTGATCAAGACGATGCGAAGTGCGAGGCTTGGCGGCCTGAAGCCGACAACCCAAATATCCTCAACCATTGAGATTAACGAGTTGAACCACTCGTACAATCAAATGGTTGAACATATGAACGAGCTGATTGAACTGGTCTATGAAAAAGAAATTATACAAAGCCGAACCGAACTCAAGGCACTTCAAGCGCAAATCCATCCTCATTTTCTGTTTAATACACTGGAAGCATTGTACTGGTCTCTGCAGGAGAAGCAGGAGGAGGAACTAGCCGAATATGTGGTGGCGATGGCTGATCTGTTCCGGTATACCATCACGGGACCTAACAAAGAGGAATGGGTTACGCTCGGGGATGAACTTGAGCATATCGAACGTTATCTGCTGATTATGAAAATGAGGCTTGGTGAACGTATGACATGGTCGATCTCTTCCCCGCCTGCCTTTTCGTCGGTCCCCATGCCCAAGCTGCTGATTCAGCCCCTAGTCGAGAACGCCGTACTCCATGGGGTCGAAAGCAGGATCGGACCGGGAGACATATCCATTAACGTCGTGCTTTCCGAGGATGCCAAGCATTTGGTGGTCACGGTAGCTGACAATGGAAAAGGCATGGACGAAGACATGTTGAACCGAATTGTCACTGCGCTCAGTACAGGAAAGATGCCCTCCACCAAGGGGTCCGGCCTGGGCATTTTTAATGTTCAGCAGCGGATCAGGCTGTACTACGGCAGAACCGGGCGGGAGCATCCCGGTTTAACCATCCATAGCGGGCATAACGAGGGGACAAATATCAGTCTTATCATTCCAATCCAGATGGGAGAGTTTCATGTTGTTTAAATCCAAAACGATATTAATCGTTGATGATGAGCCCCGTACAAGACAGGGATTAAAAACGATGCTGGATGCCTGGAGCGGTGGATGCTGTGAGATCAGAACGGCGGATAATGGCAGGGATGCCCTGCAGATGCTGAACCAAGAACCGGTCCATCTGCTCATAACGGATATCCGGATGCCGGAGATCAGCGGACTGAATCTGGTGCAGCTGCTCCAAGCTACGTCTCTGGTTACGAAACCGTCCGTGATTCTCATTTCGGGATATGCCGAATTCGATTATGCACATCAAGCCATTCAACTGGGAGTCGTCAATTACCTGCTCAAGCCCATCCGCAAGGACAAGCTGATTGACGCTGTGGAAATAGCACTCGGGGCACATGAGGAACGCACGCGGATTACTAAGATGCAGCGGATCGTCGATAGCAAGCTGGTTCAAGTGACGGAAGATCTGGATACCCGGAGCGAACCGGTCAAGGAAGCCATCCGCTATGTGGAAGAACATTTGAATCAGGGCTTCGGTCTCCGCGAGATAGCCGATCATGTGTATTTGAATCCCAGCTATTTCAGCGTGCTGTTCAAAGAACAGATGCAGATGACATTTATTGAGTATGTGACCCGTATGAGGGTTCAAAAAGCCAAGGAGCTGCTACTGCAAACCCGGCTGCCTGTCGTCGAAATTGCCGAGCGTGTCGGCTACCAGACGACCAAATATTTCAACAAGGTCTTTAAGGAATATGAAGGGCACAGTCCGGGTCTATACCGTAAAAATAATTACCAAACACCCAAATAAAGTGGAATAATACCTAAACGCTGTACCCTTATGTCTCTATGCAAGGGGGTGCTACACTTGTTCCAGAGAGAGAAAGCGCATACATCTCTCGCGATGATGAGAAGGGGGAACGGCCCGAATGAAAAGAAAAGCGTTTTCTGCATCCATGCTTCTGCTCGCATTGACGCTGGTGCTGGCCGCTTGTGGCGGTGGAAGTAAAAGCACGACTGAAGTAACAAACAGCACCGCTTCCGGTGATGTAAGCAGCAAAGCATCGTCTGGTGAAAAGGTAACGATCAAAATGATGCATCTATGGCCGGATGGCAGCAACTCCGCGCAAAACAAATTGGTCAAACAAATTATCGGAGAATATGAGCAGGCCAATCCGAACGTGAAAATTGATACCGAAGTTCTCGAGAACGAGCAGTACAAAAATAAAATCAAAGTACTCTCCGCATCTAATAGCCTGCCGGATGTCGGATTTACCTGGGCTGCCGGATTTCTTGAACCTTATGTCAAAGGCAATATGTTCGCCCCGCTCGATGATCTGCTGCAGGGCGACCTGAAGGATAAATTCGTATCCGGAACGACAGAAGCTTATGCCGTTGACGGTAAAACGTATGCGCTTCCCGTGGAGCTCAATATCGTACCGGTCTATTACAACAAGGAAATTTTTGCAAAATACAACCTGAAAACGCCTCAGACCTATGAGGAGTTCAAAAACATCATCAAGACGCTGAACGACAACAAAGTGACGCCGATTGCTCTCGGCTCCAAAGATGCGTGGACCGGCTCTTTCTGGTACATGTACCTGGCAGACCGGATTGGCGGACCGGATGTACAGGATCAAGCCGTAGCGAGCAGTACATTCAGCGATCCCAGCCTGATCCAGGCAGCCAAAGAAGCTCAGGATCTGGTAAAAAGCAATGCCTTTGTTAAAGGCTTCAACGGTTTGTCAAATGATGAGGCCAAGTCCGAATTCATGAACGAAAAAGCGGCAATGTACGCCATGGGTACCTGGGAAGTGCCAAACTATACGACCAACCCGGATATTCCGCAGGAGTTCAAGGATAAAATCGGCTTCTTCAAATTCCCTGCGTATGATGGCGGAAAAGGCAATATCAATGATTGGGTAGGTGGCGTTGGCGTTGGATTATTCGTATCCGAGAACTCCAAAGTGAAGGAAGATGCCAAGAAATTCGTCAGCTTCTTCGTGAAAAGATGGGGTGAATTGTCGGTGACCGATGCCGGCATTATTCCTGGAACCAAGGTCGATACCTCCAGTGTCAAATTACCGCAAATGTTCATTGATGTGCTGAACGAACTCAACAATGCCAATAAAGTCATTCTTTATCTGGACGTTCAAATGAAGCCCGTTGCTTCTGAAGAACATCACAACCTGGTTCAGGCTCTGCTTGGGAATGCCGTCACACCGGAAGAGTTCGCCAAGAAACAGGAAGACGTGCTCAAGGCCGGAAAATAAAAGCAGCGGCAGTAGAGCCAAAGGACGGACCTCGGTCCTGTCCTTTGGCTCTATCCGCTAAGTGAGGAGGCAACGCCTTATGGATAAAGTCATGTCCCACAAAGGAATCATCGCCCTATATGTGCTGCCGTCCCTGCTTCTCATTCTCGCCATCATCTATTTTCCAATCCTGTTAACTGGATATTATGGCCTGATGAAATGGGATGGCGTCAGCAGCATGTCGTTCATTGGGCTGGAGAATTACGCCGCCTTGATGAAAGACGAGGCTTTTTGGAACAGCGTATATCATTCCTTTTTATTCGCATTGCTATCAACCTTGAGCCTCGCTGTTTATATGCTGGTTGCGCTAATGCTCGCAGGCAATATCAAAGGTGCAGGCTTGCTCCGGAAAATATATTTGATACCCATGCTGCTCTCTTCTGTCGCTATCGCACAGCTATGGCTAAAAATCTATCATCCGACCAACGGAATACTGAACTCCTTTCTCATTTCGATGGGCGTTGAAGACCCGCCTGCCTGGCTATCCGATCCCAAGCTGGTATTAGCCGCATTATTTATTCCGATTCTTTGGCAGTATGCGGGCTTTTACATTTTGATCTATTACGCCGCCCTGAAGAACATTCCAGCCTCTCTAGTGGAAGCAGCCCGTATTGATGGGGCAAATCCATGGCAGATTGCGCTTCGTATCAAGCTGCCGCTCATTTCAGAGGTTGTTAAAGTCACGATCGTGTTAGCTGTTGTCGGATCGCTGAAATACTTCGACCTGATCTATGTTATGACGGACGGAGGGCCCAATGGATCTAGTGAGGTTATGGCATCCTATATGTATCATAAAGCTTTCCGGGGCTTTGATTTTGGATATGGAAGCGCCATCGGTTTCTTCCTTCTAATCATCTGCATGGTCGCGACATGGGGAATCCGGAAAGCGACGGCCTCCAAAGACACGATCCAATATTCCTAAGACAAGGAGGTGCATCGTATGAAAACCGTAAACCAAGCCGTCCTAAGTACTGGCATTCCGTCTCCGTTCCGGATAGCCAGCTCCAGAATCGGCTACGGTCTCCTTTATTTCATCCTGATTTTCGCTGCCGTGATTCAAATTTTGCCGCTCATTTGGCTGCTTCTCTTCTCGCTGAAGAGCAACCAGGAAGTATTCAATCTCCCTCCATTCGCCCTGCCGAGTCATCCGAAATGGGTAAACTATGAAAATGTATGGCTGCAGGGGAACATCGGGCGATATTTTATGAACAGCGTCCTCATCACCATGATTTCCGTGATCCTAACCATTCTTTTGGCCAGCTTTGTTACCTTCGCCATTACGAGAATGCGCTGGAAGCTTCAGTCGATGGTTCTTGGATTATTCATGATCGGGATGATGATCCCGGTTCATTCCACATTAATTCCGCTGTTCAGCCTGTTCCAAAAGGTAGGGTTGACGGACTCGCAGCTCAGCCTTATTCTTTCTTATACAGCCTTTAATCTGCCCATCACCATTATGATTCTGCTCGGGTTCTACTACGCCCTGCCGCGTGAGGTAGAGGAGGCCGCCATTATGGATGGCTGCTCCGTGAACCGGATGTTTTTCGGGATTGTGCTGCCGATGACGATTTCGGTTATTGTGACTGCAGCGATCATCAATATGATCTATAACTGGAACGAATTTATTTTCGTCAATACCTTTATCAGCTCCGATCATTTGAAGACACTTACCGTGGGTGTACAGAATTTCGTTGGTCAATACACAACGGATTGGGGTGCCATCGGAGCGACATTAATGATTAGTATTTTGCCGATCCTCATCGTATTCCTGCTGCTCAGTAATCGAATTGTGGAAGGAATCGCTGCCGGATCTGTGAAAGGCTAATAAGGAGATGGACTAGCCATGCCGAGCAAAACAGTAATCAACCGAATTGAGACGGAAGAAAAAGCCGTTGCATTCACTTTTGACGATGGTCCAAATGCAGAGTATACGCCGCAGATCCTGGATGTTTTCCGGGAGTCCGATGCGAAAGCAACCTTTTACATGATCGGTACTCAAATGCAGCACAATCCTGCGCTCGTACGTACGGTCTATCAGGAAGGGCATGAAATTGGGAACCACACCTATTCCCATCCGCATTTAACCGAACTGCATGAACAAGACTGCATGCATGAAGTTGTGAAAACTGAAAATTTGTTATCGGATATCATTGGGATCAAGCCTGCAACCTTCCGGCCTCCATTCTTTGATCACAATGAACAGGTTGACGGTCTGATTACTGGTCTTGGTTACCCGATGATTGGGGCCGTAAATTCAGAAGCGAATGATTGGGATCTGCCGGGTGTTCACCATATATTGGAAAAAACCAGAGCGCAGGTTAGACCTGGCAGTATACTCCTGTTCCATGACGGATTCGGAGATCGCTCGCAGACGGTTGAGGCCGTTCGTATTCTGGTATCCGAGCTGGTGGCTGACGGGTATAGACTTGTTACGGTTAGCGAGCTTTTAGAGCTTGCGGCTGTTTAGCTACAGATAATAAACCCGCACCGCAGCGGTACGGGTTTATTATTCTTGATGCTCATTTATTGTGGTATGGCTGGCAGGTGTCGCAGAATTTTGCAAACGTTTACATTTTTAGTGTCATTGATTTGCGTCGAACCATGCTTAACGTACTCTGCTCCAGTGATATTGGCCTGCTTCCAGGCTGGCTTCAACAAACTGTCTGAATGTCGTCCGATCCTTCTCCGAAGCAAAGGAATCTTTGGGAACAATTAATGATCTGCTGGTCGATAGGAGAATAAGAAACAAATTGGGAGATTCGCGAACCTCGTAGATATCTGTCCAAAGCATTTTCCCCGTTTCCGATTCCGAGGAATAATGAATATCTCTCCCCGTAAATACAAATCGGTAGAGCTGCTTGATTAGTTTATCACTGACGAATGCTTTCATTGATTTCTGACGAATATTCCATCGATTCACAAACCATAAAATAACGCTAACGAGTATATCCAGCAGCACGATGATCACAAATTCAGTTCCTGTCCGCTCTCCGTCGACCAAAAGGACAATCCCAATAAAAACCACAAAGAATATAACAGCCAGCATCACTCTGGATGTTCTCGTGAAAAAAAGATTGAGTTCCTGAACATCCTTGAGTTCCAGGGTGGCTTCAACGATGATTTCATGATCCAAACAGTTCTCCTCCTTTGGTTCAAAAATCCCCCCTCTTCTAAAACAGCATGAATACACAAGAGGTTATGGATCATACGAAGAAGTTTATAGCAAACCTGCGGCAAATATAGCAACCACAGGCTTGCTGCCTTCATTGACGCCTTGCTTAATGCGGAACCTGAGAGCTGAAATCATCCCGGCTGGATTGATTCGCGTTGTAGAAAATAATATCGCCATCCGTTATCTTGAATCGGTTGCCATAAGCATCCTGAATATCACGGCTGAAGCCTTCCATCTTCCACTGATTCATCAATGGTGCATAAATGTACTGCAAATGAGGCCTTTTCAGATCTCCCTGCTGAATGGATTCAATATTGAAATTGACGATGATATAGCCGTTTTGGAGAAAGATAGGTGACTTGCTGTCCAGCCCGCCATGTGTTCGCCCATACTCAGCCACATTCGTTCCTGCTATTACGACAAACGGTTCTGCAGGTAAACTGTATTCGCCATACCACTTTTGAATGGAGACATTCGCTCGTTCCTGATCCACCGATGCCGGTATGCTGCTTGTAAGCCTTAGGAATGTCCTTACCTGCTCCGGAAGAATCAGCAGACTGTAACTGCCGACCGGCGTTTTTTGCTTCGTAAAGACATTCAGATAATTTTGGACGTATTGGGCTTTGCTCAAGCTGCCCGTTTGGCCGTAATGATTGTATTTGTAGCTGGCCGTATCGGCCAATTCTACAGCAGGCACGTTCCGCAAACGGTCGTTTAAAATTACGTAGCGTTGAACCTTATCCTCAGCGGAGCCCATCTTGACGAAATTATTTTTGCTCGTATTGTAGTAAAGGTCCACCGGTACACGAGAATCGCCATTGGCATTTAAGGCTTTGCCATCCTTGCTGACATAAAAAAAGCTTGGCGTGATCCGGATGCCATCCAGTGCCCCGAACATATTGCCTTTCGTTTTAAAATCGAATTTGAAGTGATATCCCGTTTTTACGGATACATTTTTATAGCCCTGCAGCGGATTGCTTCCTGGTCTGATCGGCAGGGTAAATTTTGCCTTGTTCCCTCGGGGATCGCCGTCGATAAGATTTTGGCCTACCCAGTAGGACATGCCTGTCTGATTAGCACTGCCGGATTGTGTGCGGAATACCTTTTCCCAATTGTAGTCGGCAATATCGGTGATATGGAAGTCGTACAGCCGCCCTATGACTTCTACAGGCACCTTCAATTCAGCCGCATGATGCGTTAAATTCGTGTTTGCATTCGTTTGAGAGGTATAACCACTGGGCGCATTTTCAGCAATATTGCGGAATGTAACCTGATAATCCCCTTCGTTTACCCAAACAGGTAAATAAAAGGTTGTATCGAGCTGACCGACTGGGATATCCACCCATGTTTCCTTTGGTATGAACTGTGTCTTGTTGGCGTTGTAGACGTCAAAGGGGAACTGCACCTGCTTGATCCGAAAATACTTTGCGTAATCGCGATTGCCATAACCAGGATAATTGGTATGCTGTCCGCTGGTTGGAATCGACACCGTAAACGGACGTTCCAGAATCAGGGCAGATCGACCCCCATTCGGAAATGTTTTCTGGTTATGTGCCGCGTCATCAGAAACGGTGGAATAGTTCACGATAGGAGTGTGGACCGTCACCGGATTAATGCCTTGGATCGAAAAATCCTGGTCTGTTCCGCCGTTAATATTTCCAGTCATTATGTTATAAAAGATTTGTCCGGTACTTTCCTCTTTGCTTTTATTCGTTTTAGAGCTGCTGATCATATGCCCGGGACTATAAAGTACATTGTCGTTAATAAGCTGCGGAGCAGGTATCTGCGATGGGGTTGGTCCCGTTTCCGGCGTGCGCTGGTTGTTTATGATCTTTAGTCCGTTAAAATCCAGTGAATCATTCTCAACCTCTACCTTGCCAACAGATTGCTCGGCCATCCCCTGAAAGGCTCCTTGTTCATTAGGAACGTTCGGCCTGGACTTGCCTCCATTTAACGTTTGCGACGGCGCTTCCTGATCCTCCGGCGGAGCAGGCGGGTAATATTTACCGTCCTGGCTGGCCTGAAATGCAGGCGGATTATAGCCAGAAGGATTGATGGATATTTCATCCCAGGCATAATTTTTGAGCGTTGCGTGGTTAATATCGTATACTTCCAGATTATCTATTTTCCAGAAAGAATACGGCCGCTGAATGCTGTAGCTATATACTTTTTCGTCTTTATCATGCTGTGGGTCCGGCTCGGTATGTGTTCCTTTCCCATCGGGATTGGTTACTGTTTTTCCAGGATCCCATTCCAGAATATATGTCTTTTTTACATTTACCGTGTAGGTGCATACGCCCTTCATCTGGTTGAACTTGTCCTGGTACAAATATTCCTTCGCTTTCACATTTCCGTACAAGCTTTCGGAAGTCGGAATCCCCTGCAGAACATCAAACTTCTCGCTGCCACGGTTGTCTGCCTTAATCACAGCTGTCACGACCGGATCCATGTATTTACCGCTTATCGATTGAGCAGGCTGCGGTTCAGTACATGATACGTCTCCCGGTTGAGGCTCCGGGTCTGTTGGAGGAACTTCTCCGTCTTCTACTGAAATCAAGATCTTATCGTACAGCGTATACATTCCACTTTCCCACTTTACGGTGATCGTTGCCTTTCCTTTAGCCTTTGCCTTGACCTGTCCGGAATGAGGATCAACGACTTCCACCACCGCTTTGTTATCTGAACTCCATGTGGCTTCAGGACGAGTGGTAACATCAACCGGGGATTTAAATCCGGTATCACTTGGCTCGGAAAACGGCTTGGTTTTCACCGCGGCTGTGAAGTTCTTGGTTTCGCCAATAGCCATTTGGTTGGAGCCGGATAAGCTGATTTCTTTGATTTCTTTGACGGTGCCCTCCCATTCGAAATCAATGGGGACGTTATAGTTAAACTGGTACTTCACTGAGCCGTTAGGTCTTGGCTTGATATGAGTTAAAGCAACTTTGTCTGAAAAGGGCTCTCCGCCTGTGGTGACCGTGAAGATGACGTATCTTTTGTCAGGAGTTATAGTTAATGATCCGTTTGAGTAAAATTTATCGCCTCCGGTTTGAAATTGTGTCGTTTTTGTCAATGCAGATTTAATTGAGTCAAACGGGAACTTTTCAATATTAGCCGGCACGCTATTGTTATCTTCAAATTTCCCTGGTTTATAGTTATAGGAGTCTACCTTCCCTGTCACAGCCCTTTTTTCAGGCACTGGGTTATCATGATTATCCCCAGTGTTTTTAGCCTCTACCTTGGTTCCATCATACTGATCAGCTTGAAAATCACCATCATCCATCTGATACCAGTAAACACCAGGCTTGCCTGTGTTTATAGCATGTACAGGTTTCGTAACTACCTGTCTTTTCTGAAATCCAATTGGGCTAATTTCAGCATCATATGGATATCCAAATGCTTCATTGGAATTAGTTGGTGCGGCAGCGTTAACTGATGGTATATCGGACTGTTCATACTGAATTAACAAGAGAATGAGAGTAAAGGATAGTATTGTTGGTATTATCCTTTTCTTGTTCATATAGTCTGTTCACACCCTCAAATTTTCTATTTTTTATAGACAACACTGATTGATGTCCCATCATTAGCCGTTACTGTAGTAGAGTACCGATCTTTATTTTCTGGTAGAGTTTTGATAAACATACCGGCAGACCACATTCGAATACCCTTTCCTTTATCAAAAAAGTGAGAACCATCATTAGGTGGTGTTTTGTATCCAAATTTTGTAGATACATCACCCTCCACTCTAAATCCAGCTTTAAAATCGTTATCGATTGCCCCTAAATATTTTTGATATGTGAAATTGTCCGCATTAGGAGTTACAGTTTCATCGATTAGCACAAGATAAGTCTTTGGATTAACCATGTATTCTTTATCTACAAACATTTTTCCATACACACTTCCAAGATCGGCCATACTTGAACCAGGAATAAAGATATAATGATGAATCTGAATAGTAGCAATACCATTTCTCAGATTAACATTTTTGCCAAATATTTTTAGAAGTCCACCATCAGTAATTGAAAGCTGCGGAGCTATGGTTTTAACATTCGTACCTGTAAGCCCAACCTCTCTCAGCTCACTTAAATCCTGAAAAGAGCTCGCTGCCTTCTCCTGTGTCCCTTCATAACGCTGTAAAATAACTGCCACTTCCGCCCGAGTTGTCGTCTTACCAGCCCCGAAACTATCATCCGGATATCCGGACATGAGACCGGTCCCAAGAACAACGGATACATACGGATAGTCAGCCTTGTTCAAGCCGCCTTTGTAATACTCCGTAACCGGCACAATCGTCTCCTTCGTATCGGACAGTGCCGTTTTGTAATCCTCATCTTTGGCTGCCAGGCCGGAGGCCATCCATTTCGCCATTTCCACGCGTGTCAAAGCCGTACCTGGCTTAAATCCATTGGAATAATCTCCAGCGTTCAAAAATCCTTTTGCTGCAGCTTCGTTCACTTCTTTTTCGCTCCAATGACCTGCCAAGTCTGAAAAAGAACCC
Encoded here:
- a CDS encoding S-layer homology domain-containing protein, whose product is MKKRMITLLAIALIFGACLGWGKPASAAEGSFKDVPANHWAKKAIDYAVSKGYLKGEGNGSFRPNAAVTRAEFAAILDRVSTNEVKANVGSFSDLAGHWSEKEVNEAAAKGFLNAGDYSNGFKPGTALTRVEMAKWMASGLAAKDEDYKTALSDTKETIVPVTEYYKGGLNKADYPYVSVVLGTGLMSGYPDDSFGAGKTTTRAEVAVILQRYEGTQEKAASSFQDLSELREVGLTGTNVKTIAPQLSITDGGLLKIFGKNVNLRNGIATIQIHHYIFIPGSSMADLGSVYGKMFVDKEYMVNPKTYLVLIDETVTPNADNFTYQKYLGAIDNDFKAGFRVEGDVSTKFGYKTPPNDGSHFFDKGKGIRMWSAGMFIKTLPENKDRYSTTVTANDGTSISVVYKK